A window of Micromonospora sp. WMMC415 genomic DNA:
CACGGGGAACCGCACCACCTCGGTGTCGCAGACCCGGCGCAGGCTGATCTCCGCCGTTCCGCGCAGCACCACGAACCGCTCCACCTTGGCGAGGTGGAAGTGGTCGCCGCGGGTCACGCCCGGATGCGTCGTCGAACAGAACGTCTGCCCCGCTCCCCCGTGCACCTTCACCGTCTCGACCAGTTCGCCGCGCGCATCGGCGCGACGCGGCGGGACGAGTGGGTACCGCTCCGGGAAACAGTGCGACCGGTAGGTGTTGAAGAGGCGCACGTCGTGCCGGTCCGCCAGGGTGGGAATCTCGCCGGTCCGGTAGGTCGCGGCCATCCCGGCCAGCCGGTCGGCGAGGTCGTGGACATTCGTACGCAGGGGCGGCATCGTCGGATCCCAGGAGCCGGCGGCCGGCACGCCGGCGAGCCGGGCGGCGGCGTCGGTCACGTGCACCAGGCCGAGTTCCCGGTCGGCGTGCACCTCCGGCTGCCCACCATCCGCCAGCAGGCGGCAGAACGTGGCGACCGCGGAGTTGTAGTGCGGGCGGCCGTGTTCGCCGTACAGGTTGGGCAGCAGCACGTCATCGACAGGCAGGCCGGTGTCCGCGAGGATCCGCGCGGCGGCCGCCTTCGCCTCGCCGTACGGCGTGCCGTTGCCGGCCTGCACCGAGTTCGCGTACACGACGGACCCCGGCGGGACCTCGGCGGCGCGCAACCCGGCCGCGAGCTGCGTGGCGAGCCGGAGGTTGCCGCCCCTGACCTCCGCCGGGTCGCCGCGGTTGATCCCGGCCAGGTGCAGCACGCGGTCGACGCCGGACACCTTTGCCGCGACCGCCTGTGGATCGGCGAGGTCGGCGCGGGTGACGACGGCCGGCTCCGGCCAGCCAAGGGCCCGCAGCAGTACCCGCACGTGCCAGCCGAGGAAG
This region includes:
- a CDS encoding NAD-dependent epimerase/dehydratase family protein, which encodes MLRLAVTGAGGFLGWHVRVLLRALGWPEPAVVTRADLADPQAVAAKVSGVDRVLHLAGINRGDPAEVRGGNLRLATQLAAGLRAAEVPPGSVVYANSVQAGNGTPYGEAKAAAARILADTGLPVDDVLLPNLYGEHGRPHYNSAVATFCRLLADGGQPEVHADRELGLVHVTDAAARLAGVPAAGSWDPTMPPLRTNVHDLADRLAGMAATYRTGEIPTLADRHDVRLFNTYRSHCFPERYPLVPPRRADARGELVETVKVHGGAGQTFCSTTHPGVTRGDHFHLAKVERFVVLRGTAEISLRRVCDTEVVRFPVSGDAPVLVDMPTMWVHKLVNTGDDELVTLFWTNELFDPGRPDTWPEPVEATIPKPVAVVA